One Epidermidibacterium keratini DNA segment encodes these proteins:
- a CDS encoding serine/threonine-protein kinase, protein MSIKPGVRLGQRYQLLSPIATGGMGQVWRAEDTTLHRVVAAKILRSEFTGDETFLKRFRAEAQNTASLSHPNIASVYDYGEQVHDSERLAYLVMELVEGEPLVDILARERRITPERTLDYLEQTASGLAAAHREGMVHRDIKPGNLIIRPDGVLKITDFGIARAANAAALTEQGTVVGTAQYLAPEQAEGKPARPASDIYALGVVGYECLAGVRPFDGDNSVAIALSQIRDAPRPLPPDIPPHARRLIELTMAKNPDARYRDGDEYVAAVRQVRAGRPPTPPPYRPTAATVAPVQLPGTPRPPGMPGPGPAGPGGPGGPGGPGPMRPGPGAAGPGAPGPGGPGPGGPGPRAGGPGAPGPRAGNVARTGTAVPGPAGPAGPGGRGPGGPSGPGAGGAAPHGATPAASASSATGTHERPGGLPRKWWWVAGVVLAVLIAAVVVALVVNTDESSDSSSGAPEPTATTTSSTHSSSPAPSSSHQGEASAADVTKDGTDPQTVILDPDKIIGTDVNRVVNGLQALDYDLQIAIVYDGTAKDGKPGTVYDADPLDVPIKPQDVIMLYVVEGTSEAPSS, encoded by the coding sequence ATGAGCATCAAGCCCGGCGTCCGTCTCGGTCAGCGCTACCAGCTGCTCAGTCCCATCGCGACTGGCGGCATGGGGCAGGTGTGGCGTGCCGAAGACACCACGCTGCATCGCGTGGTCGCGGCGAAGATCCTGCGCAGTGAGTTCACCGGTGACGAGACGTTCCTCAAGCGCTTCCGCGCCGAGGCGCAGAACACCGCTTCGCTCTCGCATCCCAATATCGCCAGCGTCTACGACTACGGCGAGCAGGTGCACGACTCCGAGCGGCTGGCCTACCTGGTGATGGAGCTGGTCGAGGGCGAACCGCTCGTCGACATCCTCGCCCGCGAGCGCCGCATCACCCCCGAGCGCACGCTGGACTACCTCGAGCAGACCGCCTCCGGGCTCGCGGCCGCGCACCGCGAGGGCATGGTGCACCGCGACATCAAGCCGGGCAACCTGATCATCCGCCCGGACGGCGTACTGAAGATCACCGACTTCGGCATCGCTCGCGCGGCCAACGCGGCCGCTCTCACCGAGCAGGGCACGGTGGTCGGCACCGCGCAGTACCTCGCGCCCGAACAGGCCGAGGGCAAACCCGCGCGACCAGCCAGTGACATCTACGCACTCGGCGTGGTCGGATACGAATGCCTGGCCGGCGTACGCCCGTTTGACGGCGACAACTCGGTCGCCATCGCGCTATCGCAGATTCGCGACGCACCGCGCCCCCTGCCGCCGGACATCCCCCCGCACGCGCGGCGGCTGATCGAGCTGACGATGGCCAAGAATCCCGACGCCCGCTACCGCGACGGTGACGAGTACGTCGCCGCAGTCCGTCAGGTGCGCGCCGGGCGTCCGCCCACGCCGCCGCCGTACCGGCCGACGGCCGCGACCGTTGCCCCGGTGCAGCTTCCGGGAACCCCACGCCCGCCGGGTATGCCCGGGCCGGGACCCGCCGGTCCCGGCGGCCCCGGCGGCCCCGGCGGCCCCGGCCCGATGCGACCCGGTCCGGGCGCTGCTGGCCCCGGCGCTCCTGGACCGGGCGGACCCGGGCCGGGCGGTCCAGGTCCCCGTGCCGGCGGGCCCGGAGCTCCTGGTCCTCGTGCCGGCAATGTGGCCCGCACCGGCACTGCCGTGCCAGGCCCGGCCGGACCCGCAGGCCCCGGCGGCCGCGGCCCAGGCGGACCGAGCGGACCTGGCGCCGGCGGCGCCGCGCCGCACGGCGCGACGCCGGCCGCCAGCGCATCGAGCGCCACCGGCACGCACGAGCGACCCGGCGGCCTGCCGCGCAAGTGGTGGTGGGTCGCGGGCGTCGTACTCGCCGTGCTGATCGCCGCGGTCGTCGTGGCGCTGGTCGTCAACACAGATGAATCCAGCGACAGCTCCTCCGGTGCACCCGAACCGACGGCGACGACTACGTCGAGCACGCACTCCAGCAGCCCAGCGCCGAGCTCCTCGCACCAAGGCGAGGCGAGCGCTGCCGATGTGACCAAGGACGGCACCGACCCCCAGACCGTCATCCTGGATCCGGACAAGATCATCGGCACCGACGTCAACCGCGTGGTCAACGGGTTGCAGGCGCTGGACTACGACCTGCAGATCGCGATCGTCTACGACGGGACTGCCAAGGACGGCAAGCCGGGGACCGTCTACGACGCCGACCCACTCGACGTACCCATCAAGCCGCAGGACGTCATCATGCTCTACGTCGTCGAGGGCACGTCGGAGGCGCCGAGCTCATGA
- the pknB gene encoding Stk1 family PASTA domain-containing Ser/Thr kinase: MTTMKVLAERYEVGELLGYGGMAEVRLARDTRLDRDVAVKILRSDLARDQTFQARFRREGQSAAALNHPAIVAVYDTGTDPSTTPPTPFIVMEYVEGQTLRDLLRSKGRLEPHEAMRIVAEMCAALDFSHRGGIVHRDVKPGNVMITPAGRVKVMDFGIARAVSDTQATMTATAAVIGTAQYLSPEQARGEPVDARSDVYAAGCVLYELLTGSPPFVGDSPVAVAYQHVRENPVPPSQVRPEISRELDAITMKALSKNPANRYQSAAAMQDDLERAIRGEKIAATPVMTEDERTALISTTPPVPPEGDDDFEGAEPPKKSVRTRTWVLLGVLLVAAIVAAFLIIPNLGDDEPAPVSVPSVAGLSEEEATTALESAGLKVGDVTETVSTIDQQGRIVGQNPSSGSSVDRGSTVDLEIGSGPAQRTIPGDIVGKTQQEVQAALEADGLIVTAIQQDAAQAAGTVVNSSPAPGTAVPEGSTVTIFVSSGQVDLPDVTGMDEQTAISTLNQAGFTNVSTASAPSSQPVGTVVAQDPQAAKAATSTTVTLTLSSGAPNVVGLSEADARTELQKAGFSNVTTVTQETTGAPPGAVVAQDPAPGALPAAGAGVTITVAVAPTPTPTPTPTPTPSPSPSSPAPPSSASPTS, encoded by the coding sequence ATGACGACGATGAAAGTTCTCGCCGAGCGCTACGAGGTAGGCGAGCTGCTCGGGTACGGCGGCATGGCCGAGGTCCGGCTGGCCCGCGACACCCGCCTGGACCGCGACGTCGCGGTCAAGATCCTGCGCAGCGACCTCGCGCGCGACCAGACCTTCCAGGCCCGCTTCCGCCGCGAGGGGCAGTCGGCGGCCGCGCTCAACCACCCCGCCATCGTCGCGGTCTACGACACCGGCACCGACCCGAGCACGACGCCGCCGACGCCGTTCATCGTCATGGAGTACGTCGAGGGCCAGACGCTGCGCGACCTGCTGCGCTCCAAGGGCCGGCTCGAGCCGCATGAGGCAATGCGGATCGTCGCCGAGATGTGCGCTGCGCTGGACTTCTCGCATCGCGGCGGCATCGTGCACCGCGACGTCAAGCCCGGCAACGTGATGATCACGCCCGCCGGACGCGTCAAGGTGATGGACTTCGGCATCGCCCGTGCTGTCTCCGACACGCAGGCGACCATGACCGCGACCGCTGCTGTCATCGGCACCGCGCAGTACCTCTCCCCGGAGCAGGCCCGTGGCGAGCCGGTCGATGCCCGCTCCGATGTGTACGCCGCCGGATGTGTGCTCTATGAGCTGCTGACCGGCTCGCCGCCGTTTGTCGGCGACTCGCCGGTGGCCGTGGCCTACCAGCACGTGCGCGAGAACCCAGTGCCGCCGAGCCAGGTGCGCCCAGAGATCTCGCGTGAGCTCGATGCGATCACCATGAAGGCGCTGAGCAAGAACCCCGCCAACCGCTACCAGAGCGCGGCGGCGATGCAGGACGATCTGGAGCGCGCAATCCGCGGCGAGAAGATCGCCGCGACCCCGGTGATGACCGAGGACGAACGCACCGCGCTGATCAGCACGACGCCGCCGGTCCCGCCGGAGGGCGATGACGACTTCGAGGGCGCCGAACCGCCGAAGAAGTCGGTGCGGACGCGCACCTGGGTGCTGCTCGGCGTACTGCTCGTGGCCGCCATCGTGGCCGCGTTCTTGATCATCCCCAACCTCGGCGACGACGAACCGGCCCCGGTGAGCGTGCCGTCGGTGGCCGGACTGTCGGAGGAAGAGGCCACCACCGCGCTGGAGTCGGCCGGCCTGAAGGTCGGTGACGTGACCGAGACCGTCTCCACGATCGACCAGCAAGGCCGGATCGTCGGACAGAACCCCAGCAGCGGCAGCTCGGTGGACCGCGGCTCGACCGTCGACCTGGAGATCGGCTCGGGACCGGCACAACGCACGATCCCCGGCGACATCGTCGGCAAGACCCAGCAGGAGGTCCAAGCCGCACTCGAGGCTGACGGGCTGATCGTCACGGCGATCCAGCAGGATGCCGCGCAGGCCGCGGGCACCGTCGTGAACTCCTCCCCGGCGCCGGGTACGGCGGTCCCCGAGGGCAGCACAGTGACCATCTTCGTCAGCAGCGGGCAGGTCGACCTGCCCGATGTCACCGGGATGGACGAGCAGACCGCGATCTCCACGCTCAACCAGGCCGGGTTCACGAACGTCTCCACGGCCAGCGCACCCAGTTCCCAGCCCGTCGGGACCGTGGTCGCGCAGGATCCGCAGGCGGCCAAGGCAGCGACGTCGACGACCGTCACCCTGACCCTCAGCTCCGGGGCCCCCAACGTCGTCGGGCTCTCCGAGGCCGACGCCCGCACCGAGCTGCAGAAGGCCGGGTTCAGCAACGTCACGACGGTCACGCAGGAGACGACGGGGGCGCCACCGGGCGCGGTCGTCGCTCAGGACCCCGCACCCGGGGCGCTTCCCGCGGCCGGTGCAGGGGTCACGATCACCGTGGCGGTCGCGCCCACGCCGACTCCGACACCAACCCCGACGCCGACGCCGAGCCCCTCGCCGTCGTCGCCGGCACCGCCGAGCTCGGCATCCCCCACGTCCTAG
- a CDS encoding LPXTG cell wall anchor domain-containing protein — translation MNQSARRRTLRALGAGVLAAGAITLASASTADAAPAATTGSPATTTEANSPQEAPAETNAPGDNDPDDGDNGGGNDGGEGPNEPTEPTEPSIPSLPPEPTESLPPIPPLPTPEPTQPPAPEPTNPPAPEPTTQPGGGGGGNGGGGNSSNDDNDSGSNSGGGQNSGNNNSGGGQNSGSQGSSAQNTGPELAETGADVGPTIGIAAGLIGAGAALVVAGRRRTN, via the coding sequence ATGAATCAGTCTGCACGCCGGCGTACGCTGCGCGCACTTGGCGCCGGAGTACTCGCCGCAGGGGCGATCACCCTGGCCAGCGCGAGCACTGCGGACGCCGCACCGGCCGCGACCACAGGCTCGCCGGCGACGACGACCGAGGCGAACTCCCCCCAAGAAGCTCCGGCCGAGACCAACGCACCGGGCGATAACGACCCCGACGACGGCGACAACGGTGGCGGCAACGACGGCGGTGAGGGCCCGAACGAACCAACGGAGCCGACCGAGCCGAGCATCCCGTCGCTTCCGCCGGAGCCGACCGAGAGCCTTCCGCCGATCCCGCCGCTGCCCACGCCCGAGCCGACGCAGCCGCCGGCCCCTGAGCCGACGAACCCGCCGGCTCCCGAGCCGACGACGCAGCCCGGCGGTGGTGGCGGCGGCAACGGCGGCGGTGGCAACAGCTCGAACGACGACAACGACTCCGGCAGCAACTCAGGTGGCGGTCAGAACTCCGGTAACAACAACTCAGGTGGCGGTCAGAACTCCGGCTCGCAGGGCTCGAGCGCGCAAAACACCGGCCCAGAGCTGGCCGAGACCGGCGCCGACGTCGGCCCGACCATCGGCATCGCTGCCGGCCTGATCGGCGCTGGCGCAGCCCTGGTCGTCGCCGGACGACGCCGCACCAACTAG
- a CDS encoding DUF1707 SHOCT-like domain-containing protein, translating into MTEGDVPAVRASDQDRERVAQVLHRAASDGRITMDELEERLDVVYAAKTRDELTAPVSDLPSDVGAAGRETERRVAGSPGSTSSIAVMSGTERRGAWVVPAKHTSLAFWGGVTIDLRQARFAGPESAITAVAIMGGIDVLVPDDVDVDVTGTALMGAFETQEREGAAAHAPPGAPRVRVSGFAFWGAVNVIRVPAERESRREIDGA; encoded by the coding sequence ATGACCGAGGGTGACGTGCCCGCCGTACGGGCCTCTGACCAGGACCGGGAGCGGGTCGCGCAGGTGTTGCATCGCGCCGCTTCGGACGGTCGCATCACGATGGACGAGCTTGAAGAGCGCCTTGACGTGGTGTACGCCGCGAAGACCCGCGACGAGCTCACCGCGCCCGTGTCCGACCTGCCCAGCGACGTGGGAGCGGCCGGGCGGGAGACCGAGCGGCGCGTCGCCGGATCACCGGGCTCGACGTCCTCGATCGCGGTGATGTCCGGGACGGAGCGTCGCGGCGCCTGGGTGGTGCCGGCGAAGCACACGAGCCTCGCCTTCTGGGGCGGCGTCACCATTGACCTGCGTCAGGCGAGATTCGCAGGGCCCGAAAGCGCGATTACCGCCGTGGCGATCATGGGCGGGATCGACGTACTCGTCCCGGATGACGTCGATGTCGACGTCACAGGTACGGCGCTGATGGGAGCGTTTGAGACCCAGGAGCGCGAGGGTGCCGCGGCACACGCGCCGCCTGGGGCGCCGCGGGTGCGGGTGTCCGGCTTCGCGTTCTGGGGTGCGGTCAACGTCATCCGCGTGCCGGCCGAGCGGGAGTCTCGCCGCGAGATCGACGGCGCGTAA